The DNA sequence GCAGGTTACCGCCCACATCCCCACAACATCGCCTCGGTTCTGCGCTTCGTACCATTTGCCGATTACCTCGAACGATTCCTGCTGACGCGGCGGCGGATCCGGCAACGACATCAACTCCACCCGCGGCGGGGGGGCCCATCGCCAACTGGCTGCGAACACTATCGCCGCCGCGGCTAAACACCCCACCGCTAAGGCAGCCATCACCGCAATCAACCATCGCCTTGGCCTTAGCCGCCGCGATGGCGCGCCCGTCGGCTCGGAACGCACCGCCAATCGCCCGTCAGAATGGCAATCCAGGATCAACCGCCGCCACGGCACCCCCGCCGCCGCCGCCCGACGCTGATGCTCGGCCAACACCCCCAGCACACCCGCCGGCACACCTATCGACGAAGACTGTCCATGGGGCGTCACCACCGACACCGCTGCCAGCGCAGGCTTACACAAAGGGTCGAACTCACCGTGCACATGCGTCCACCCCGCTGGCACCCCTTCCAGCAACAACGTGACCGCATCCTCAATCAAGGCGCGATCACCCACCACCTGACCACCGCTGCCGTCTCCGGACACTGATCAAGACTAGCCCGCCCCTGGCACCCGGAGCTCGTCTATCTCGTGAGGGGCGTTTCTGCGTTTCCTTCGTTTGTACGGTTTCTACTGCGGAGCAGCCGCCAGACAAGGTGGTCGCGAACGGGTTGAGCACGTTTTTACCGTGTTATCCATCACGCCCGACTGTGGCCGTCGGTCCTAGCGCGTGTCACCGAGTGCAAGCATGAGCGGCCGTGGCTGCCTAGGGGGAAATGGCCCCGGCTCTCCATAGCCCGCCGGTATCACTCGTTCAAGAGCAGAACAACTCGCCTAATTTTGATGTCGTATTCAGACAGAGTAAAAATGTTCACGGTTTCCTCCACCGGAGGATGGTCGAACATCGGGCGCCTAATTGGCGGTCAAATCGCCCAGAGCCTCGCGGGCGGCCGAGATATGAGCTAGGTGTCGCTGTCCAGACACCGACGCTAGGTTCTGCCCTGCAAAAGAATAGTAAGCGCTGCGTCGAGCCCCGACCGGGGCCCGACGCAGCACATCTTGACTAGCTGCCCAGCTGCCGGTCGAGCGCGAACAGCTCGTCCATCTCACCCGGGGCGGTTTCGCCCAGCAACTTCAGCAAGCCTTGGTGCGCTTCCTCAAAGTTTGAGGTGATTTCCCCCTGGTGCTTCACGATCGACGTCGAGGCCTGGCTGTCGAATGCGGCAGGGATCTTGTTCTGGAACAGATCGTTGATTTCCGTAACGATCGTTCCGGCCTGCTGAGCGGACGCGTGCGCCTCCTCGTAATGCGCCAGGGCCTGCGGGTCGTAGACGATGTCGTCACCGTTATTTCCGCCCGGACTTCTTGCTGCCCATGGCGCGGGGGTGTCAGGCTCTGCTATCGGAGCCTCGCCCGCCCTTTGTAGCAGCGCATTCCCCTTCTGATAAACCTCGCTATGAGTCTCCTTCATAGCCTTGTAGGCTTCCCTGAGATCCTCGTCGATCTTAAGAACGTCCTGCTGAATCGCATGCGAGTTTTCGCTCTTGTGAGCGTTCGCCACAGTGTCAAGAGCCTCATTCATCTTGTTGAACTGCACGAGCATGTCCTCGAGGCACGTGTGCACGCTCTCCATCGCACTCTTGATCCCCGGTACATTGATATTCACGGGAGCCATGTATTTCCCCTAACTTCTGTGATCTGAATACTGGTTGGTTGTCAGTCGATTACGTGCGGAAATGATCCATCGTCGCGATTTACGTTGTCCCCCATCCTTCATCGGACAGCTCCACCAACTGGCGAACTGCCTGCCCGATCGTGTGATCTGAACCCGGCTTGAGGGTAGACCAGATCTGTCCATTGGGTGAGGTGCTTGGCGCGCCGACAATCCGACCGCGCTTGGTGTAGAAGATGCCGATCGCAGCCGGCGCCCGCGCAATGCGGTCATCCTCGGCCGACAGTGCGTAGTAGACGATCTCGGCGAACGCCGCGCGGGATCCGAGCGCCGATCCGAGCAGCATCGCGGTCTGGGAATCGGCGCCGAGCGCCCGAATACGGTCGGCCAGCTCCGCCGAATCGTGTGTGCCGGTGAGCCGCTCGCGCATCTCCTGCTGCGGGGCACCTACCGGGGTGATTTGCGCCGCCTCCGACCGCGGCAGCTCAGCGACCAACGCCGCCACCGCAGCGTCGAGCCTGGCCTCGCCCGCAATCCCCCGCAGCTCGATATCGTCGCCGATCCGCCGTGCCGTCACCACCCGGGTACCACGGCGCGCCACCGAGACCCGGGAAATACCGTCGGGCGTAACCAACCGCATGGCCAGCTCCCGGTCGGGCCGCTGCAGCACCTGCAGCAGCTCCAAAAACTCGTCAGCGACTACGCCGTCGACAACCAGACCACGTGAAACCAGCATCCCGGTCGCACGATCGATCGCCGCGTCCAGTGCCTCATCGGTGCTGTGCCGTAGCCGAATCGCCAACACCGCGGGCAGACTCTGTATCCCCACCCGCTGCGCGACAACCCGCAACTCGTCTTCGCTGACGTTGAACCGGGAGTCGAGCACGGCTGTCACCGGACCGGATCCTTGTCGTCGGCTCCGATCACCGGCGGCGCCACCCAGCGATCAGAAACCTGCTGCAGTGTGCGCGCAGGTTCTTCGGCAAAGCTCTCGGCTGTGGGTTCCGGCGTAGCCAACTCATCAAAGATGGCAGTGTTGGGGCCCCAACTTACGTTCGCCACGGTGAACGGTGCATCGCTCTGCTGCGCAGCTGGCAGCCACGACGACCCGCTCACTTCCGAGAGGCGCGCACCCGGCTCACCGCCACCTTCCAGTGACTCTGCCGGACGGA is a window from the Mycobacteroides salmoniphilum genome containing:
- a CDS encoding ESX secretion-associated protein EspG; protein product: MTAVLDSRFNVSEDELRVVAQRVGIQSLPAVLAIRLRHSTDEALDAAIDRATGMLVSRGLVVDGVVADEFLELLQVLQRPDRELAMRLVTPDGISRVSVARRGTRVVTARRIGDDIELRGIAGEARLDAAVAALVAELPRSEAAQITPVGAPQQEMRERLTGTHDSAELADRIRALGADSQTAMLLGSALGSRAAFAEIVYYALSAEDDRIARAPAAIGIFYTKRGRIVGAPSTSPNGQIWSTLKPGSDHTIGQAVRQLVELSDEGWGTT